A window from Pseudomonas sp. MRSN 12121 encodes these proteins:
- a CDS encoding LexA family transcriptional regulator: MDKWIELVKSNMKDRKVTQEKLAERLGMSQGGIGHWLSKRRQPKIEDMNRVLEEIGLGFLEVALVIREKPQVDDEGQPLLDEPSLAHKYNPYFRYPVSDWRGVGEVREAGGTGYAGERYELSDYQAQGSAFWLVVVGDAMIAPSGLSIAQDMLILVDPAVEAVPGKLVIVQCPGSTEAIFRKLVEEGGQRYLMPLNPTYPKALYSDDCRIIGVVVQATAKF; the protein is encoded by the coding sequence ATGGACAAATGGATCGAGTTGGTTAAATCCAACATGAAGGACCGCAAGGTCACCCAAGAAAAGCTCGCGGAACGCCTGGGCATGTCCCAGGGCGGCATCGGTCACTGGCTGAGTAAAAGACGCCAGCCGAAGATCGAAGACATGAACCGTGTGCTCGAGGAAATCGGCCTGGGTTTCCTTGAAGTCGCCCTGGTGATTCGCGAGAAACCGCAGGTGGATGACGAGGGCCAGCCGCTGCTGGACGAGCCGTCCCTGGCGCACAAATACAACCCGTATTTCCGCTACCCGGTCAGCGACTGGCGGGGCGTTGGCGAGGTTCGCGAGGCTGGCGGCACGGGGTATGCCGGGGAGCGTTACGAGCTGTCCGACTACCAGGCGCAGGGCTCGGCGTTCTGGCTGGTCGTGGTGGGCGACGCGATGATCGCTCCCAGTGGCCTGAGCATCGCCCAGGACATGCTGATCCTGGTGGATCCGGCGGTGGAAGCGGTGCCCGGCAAGCTGGTGATCGTGCAATGCCCGGGCAGTACCGAGGCGATCTTCCGCAAGCTGGTGGAAGAGGGCGGGCAACGTTATCTGATGCCGCTTAATCCGACTTACCCGAAAGCTCTTTACAGTGATGACTGTCGGATTATTGGTGTAGTGGTGCAGGCTACCGCGAAATTCTGA
- a CDS encoding DUF6124 family protein — protein sequence MNSISKDAPELETDVDFNALKDSEAARRAMDYYLKPAVSESLADEKFFEVRHSISSEEAMIHASDLLRCAAASAYEAADHLRGTRRDLAFSVVHMIDMAKALVDRSLDSHRQE from the coding sequence ATGAACAGCATCAGCAAAGACGCTCCGGAACTGGAAACCGACGTCGACTTCAACGCCCTCAAGGACAGCGAAGCCGCCCGCCGAGCCATGGACTATTACTTGAAACCGGCTGTTTCAGAATCGCTGGCCGACGAGAAGTTCTTCGAAGTCCGGCACAGCATCAGCAGCGAGGAAGCCATGATCCACGCCTCCGACCTGCTGCGCTGCGCCGCGGCGAGCGCCTACGAGGCAGCCGACCACCTGCGCGGCACCCGGCGGGACCTGGCGTTTTCCGTGGTGCACATGATCGATATGGCCAAGGCGCTGGTGGATCGTTCGCTCGACAGCCATCGCCAGGAATGA
- a CDS encoding M14-type cytosolic carboxypeptidase, protein MTVAQSSFQISANFDSGNIEVLDASNPSQVMLAIKPDTRSAHFQWFHFKASGLHVGQEHWFRLSNASKSSYNKAWAGYQAVASYDHVNWFRVPTIFEGDSLRFCLEATQTHAWFAYFEPYSRGRHDWLIEQALNKAGTELLATGKSVEGRDIQLLRKGSGGEGRRKVWIIAQQHPGEHMAEWFMEGVIERLQHHDDAELNRLLASADLYLVPNMNPDGAFHGHLRTNAMGQDLNRAWQNASQELSPEVLFVHQQMERYGVDLFLDVHGDEEIPHVFTAGCEGNPGYTPRLAKLEEHFRSHLKHKTRDFQTTHGYTRDKPGEANMTLACNAVGEKFDCLALTLEMPFKDHDDNPNPLTGWSGKRSMQLGKDVLSTVADMVGVLR, encoded by the coding sequence ATGACCGTGGCCCAAAGCTCGTTTCAGATCTCTGCCAATTTCGACAGCGGCAACATCGAAGTACTGGATGCCAGCAACCCCTCGCAAGTCATGCTGGCCATCAAGCCCGACACGCGCAGCGCGCATTTCCAGTGGTTCCACTTCAAGGCCAGCGGCCTGCATGTCGGCCAGGAACACTGGTTCCGCCTGAGCAACGCCAGCAAATCCTCGTACAACAAGGCCTGGGCCGGTTACCAGGCGGTGGCGTCCTACGATCACGTCAACTGGTTCCGCGTGCCGACGATTTTCGAAGGCGATAGCCTGCGCTTCTGCCTGGAAGCCACCCAGACCCACGCCTGGTTCGCCTACTTCGAGCCCTACAGCCGCGGCCGCCATGACTGGCTGATCGAGCAGGCCCTGAACAAGGCCGGCACCGAGCTGCTGGCCACCGGCAAGAGCGTCGAGGGCCGGGATATCCAGCTGTTGCGCAAAGGCAGCGGCGGCGAAGGCCGGCGCAAGGTGTGGATCATCGCCCAGCAGCATCCCGGGGAGCACATGGCCGAATGGTTCATGGAGGGGGTGATCGAACGCCTGCAGCACCACGACGATGCCGAGCTGAACCGCCTGCTGGCCAGCGCCGACCTGTACCTGGTGCCGAACATGAACCCCGACGGCGCCTTCCACGGCCACCTGCGCACCAACGCCATGGGCCAGGACCTCAACCGTGCCTGGCAGAACGCCAGCCAGGAGCTCAGCCCCGAGGTGCTGTTCGTCCATCAGCAGATGGAGCGATACGGCGTCGACCTGTTCCTCGACGTGCACGGCGACGAGGAAATCCCCCACGTATTTACCGCCGGTTGCGAAGGCAACCCGGGCTACACGCCGCGCCTGGCCAAGCTCGAGGAACATTTCCGCAGCCACCTGAAGCACAAGACCCGGGACTTCCAGACCACCCACGGCTACACCCGGGACAAACCCGGCGAAGCCAACATGACCCTGGCCTGCAACGCCGTCGGCGAGAAGTTCGACTGCCTGGCGCTGACCCTGGAAATGCCGTTCAAGGACCACGACGACAATCCCAACCCGCTCACCGGCTGGTCCGGCAAGCGTTCGATGCAGTTGGGCAAGGATGTCCTCAGCACCGTGGCCGACATGGTCGGCGTGCTGCGCTGA
- a CDS encoding helix-turn-helix domain-containing protein, which translates to MVKRTSLEGAECPVARSLDAIGDWWSLLIVRDAFDGIRRFSEFQRNLGMAKNILAARLRTLVAHGIFEVVPASDGSAYQEYVLTEKGNGLFNLIIGLRQWGERYFYEAGETHSLMVDRQQGQPVRPLELRSADGRLLGPEDCRRVPVP; encoded by the coding sequence ATGGTCAAACGTACAAGCCTGGAAGGCGCCGAATGCCCGGTGGCCCGCTCCCTGGACGCCATCGGCGACTGGTGGTCGCTGCTGATCGTCCGCGATGCCTTCGATGGCATCCGTCGCTTCAGCGAATTCCAGCGCAATCTGGGAATGGCCAAGAACATCCTCGCTGCGCGCCTGCGGACCCTGGTGGCGCACGGCATCTTCGAGGTCGTGCCGGCCTCCGACGGCAGTGCCTATCAGGAATATGTGCTGACGGAGAAGGGCAACGGCCTGTTCAACCTGATCATCGGCCTGCGGCAGTGGGGCGAGCGGTATTTCTATGAGGCGGGGGAGACGCATTCGCTGATGGTCGACCGCCAGCAGGGGCAGCCGGTGCGGCCGCTGGAACTGCGCTCGGCGGACGGGCGCCTGCTCGGGCCTGAGGATTGCCGGCGGGTGCCGGTGCCATAG
- a CDS encoding MFS transporter yields MTSALAPLPTAPLSAPVVLLFAMACGLAVGNVYYAQPLLDAMAHSLAMSPATIGLVISLTQVGYGLGLLFLVPLGDLLNRRRLIVGQTGLSVGALLMVALATDSTWLLLGMALTGLLAVVTQVLVAYAANLAAPGLRGRVVGSVTSGIVLGILLARTVSGTMADLAGWRSVYWLSAGLTLLMALSLWRVLPKVEQPATRHSYGRLIRSLFGLFREEKVLRDRAVLAMLIFAAGTVLWTPLVLPLSAPPLSLSHTEIGLFGLAGAAGALGAARAGRLADRGLGQWTSGLALCLMLVAWWPIAYTQSSLWALLLGVIVFDLGLQAVHVTSQSLIYATRPEAQSRLAAGYMLFYSIGSASGSIGATALYARTGWTGVCLLGAAINGVALLYWLWSLPPRTSPVHAG; encoded by the coding sequence ATGACCTCAGCCCTTGCCCCCTTGCCGACCGCCCCTCTCTCGGCGCCGGTGGTGCTGCTCTTCGCCATGGCCTGCGGGCTGGCGGTGGGCAACGTCTATTACGCCCAGCCCCTGCTCGATGCCATGGCCCATAGCCTGGCCATGTCGCCGGCGACCATCGGCCTGGTGATCAGCCTGACCCAGGTCGGCTACGGCCTCGGCCTGCTGTTCCTGGTTCCCCTGGGCGACCTGTTGAACCGCCGGCGCCTGATCGTCGGCCAGACGGGCTTGTCGGTCGGTGCGCTGCTGATGGTGGCGCTCGCGACGGACAGCACCTGGCTGCTGCTGGGCATGGCCCTGACCGGGCTGCTGGCGGTGGTCACCCAGGTGCTGGTGGCCTATGCCGCGAACCTGGCCGCGCCCGGCCTGCGCGGCCGGGTGGTCGGCAGTGTGACCAGCGGCATCGTGCTCGGCATCCTGCTGGCGCGCACGGTGTCGGGAACCATGGCCGACCTGGCCGGTTGGCGCTCGGTCTACTGGCTGTCGGCCGGGCTGACCCTGCTCATGGCGCTGTCGTTGTGGCGGGTGCTGCCCAAGGTCGAACAACCGGCCACCCGGCACAGCTACGGCCGGTTGATCCGCTCGCTGTTCGGCCTGTTTCGCGAAGAAAAAGTACTGCGCGACCGCGCGGTGCTGGCGATGCTGATCTTCGCCGCCGGCACCGTGCTGTGGACGCCCCTGGTACTGCCCCTGAGCGCCCCGCCGCTGTCGCTGTCGCACACCGAGATCGGCCTGTTCGGCCTTGCCGGTGCCGCCGGCGCCCTGGGCGCGGCACGTGCCGGACGGCTGGCCGACCGTGGCCTGGGCCAGTGGACCAGCGGCCTGGCCCTCTGCCTGATGCTGGTTGCCTGGTGGCCGATCGCCTATACCCAGTCGTCGCTCTGGGCGTTGCTGCTGGGGGTGATCGTCTTCGACCTGGGCCTGCAAGCGGTGCATGTCACCAGCCAGAGCCTGATCTACGCCACCCGCCCCGAGGCCCAGAGCCGCCTGGCCGCGGGCTACATGCTGTTCTATTCGATCGGCAGCGCCAGCGGCTCGATCGGCGCCACCGCCCTCTACGCCCGGACCGGCTGGACCGGAGTGTGCCTGCTGGGCGCGGCGATCAACGGCGTGGCGCTGCTCTACTGGTTATGGAGCCTGCCCCCGCGCACATCCCCGGTGCACGCGGGGTGA
- a CDS encoding cytochrome b yields the protein MSAQPNHFAPLARLLHWLMALLILAMLFIGAGMAASVSERHEWLLHLHKPLGIAILLLAVVRLFVRFSTRQPPLPADLPAWQALAAKVSHGLLYALMLILPLLGWAMISAAGDPVMLSSSLQLPAILPANASLFALLRKAHGFLAYLLFLTVLLHLAAALFHGWVRRDGVLQSMLRGRH from the coding sequence ATGAGCGCCCAACCGAACCACTTCGCGCCGCTGGCGCGCCTGCTGCACTGGCTGATGGCGCTGCTGATCCTGGCCATGCTGTTTATCGGCGCGGGCATGGCGGCCTCGGTGTCCGAACGTCACGAATGGCTGCTGCACCTGCACAAGCCACTGGGCATCGCTATCTTGCTGCTGGCGGTGGTGCGCCTGTTCGTGCGCTTTTCCACCCGTCAACCGCCCTTGCCGGCGGACCTGCCGGCCTGGCAGGCGCTGGCGGCCAAGGTTTCGCATGGCTTGCTGTATGCACTGATGCTGATCCTGCCGCTGCTGGGCTGGGCGATGATCTCGGCGGCGGGCGATCCGGTGATGCTGTCCAGCTCGCTGCAATTGCCAGCGATCCTGCCCGCCAATGCCTCGTTGTTCGCCCTGTTGCGCAAGGCCCATGGCTTTCTCGCCTACCTGCTGTTCCTGACCGTGCTGTTGCATCTGGCGGCGGCGCTGTTCCATGGTTGGGTGCGCCGCGACGGGGTGTTGCAGAGCATGCTGCGCGGCAGGCATTGA
- a CDS encoding catalase family peroxidase, which produces MVDRPSPPERPPLNTARLGLRLGGIALVAAALAGAMAYVQGRFDPQRLTPKALVDVLEKNNGVHPGFRRNHAKGVCVAGYFESSGEARAYSSAQVFSEARTPVVGRFALPAGNPYAPDGSVPIRSLALRFTQANGQQWRTGMNSMPVFPVGTPEAFYQLQQASSPDPATGKPNPASVPAFFAAHPEAMPFLQWIKVAKPSASYATETYNGINAFYLVNAAGQRQAVRWGVVPLVQDAPGAVAPPGNDFLDQDLVQRLAAGPLRWRLNLTLANPGDPTDDASKAWPSERKVLNAGTLVLERSQPQDDGECRDINYDPLVLPSGIAASDDPLLAARSAAYANSYLRRTSEVDQLPGTAQEARP; this is translated from the coding sequence ATGGTAGATCGTCCGTCACCGCCCGAGCGGCCCCCCTTGAACACCGCCCGCCTGGGCCTGCGCCTGGGCGGCATCGCCCTGGTCGCCGCCGCGCTGGCCGGCGCCATGGCTTATGTGCAGGGCCGCTTCGATCCGCAGCGGCTGACCCCCAAGGCCCTGGTGGATGTGCTGGAGAAAAACAACGGCGTGCACCCGGGGTTCCGCCGCAACCATGCCAAGGGCGTGTGCGTGGCCGGGTATTTCGAGAGCAGCGGCGAGGCCCGCGCGTATTCCAGCGCCCAGGTGTTCAGCGAGGCGCGGACCCCGGTGGTCGGGCGTTTCGCCTTGCCGGCCGGCAACCCCTACGCGCCGGACGGCAGCGTGCCGATCCGCAGCCTGGCGCTGCGCTTCACCCAGGCCAACGGCCAGCAGTGGCGCACCGGGATGAACAGCATGCCGGTCTTCCCGGTGGGCACCCCCGAGGCGTTTTATCAATTGCAGCAGGCCAGCTCGCCGGACCCGGCCACCGGCAAGCCGAACCCGGCCAGCGTGCCGGCCTTCTTCGCCGCGCATCCGGAAGCCATGCCGTTCCTGCAATGGATCAAGGTCGCCAAGCCTTCGGCCAGCTATGCCACGGAAACCTACAACGGCATCAACGCCTTCTACCTGGTGAATGCGGCCGGGCAACGCCAGGCGGTGCGCTGGGGCGTGGTGCCGCTGGTCCAGGACGCGCCGGGCGCGGTGGCGCCGCCAGGCAACGACTTTCTCGACCAGGACCTGGTGCAGCGCCTGGCCGCGGGCCCGCTGCGCTGGCGCTTGAACCTCACCCTGGCCAACCCCGGAGATCCCACCGACGACGCCAGCAAGGCCTGGCCGAGCGAGCGCAAGGTGCTGAATGCCGGGACCCTGGTGCTGGAACGCAGCCAGCCGCAGGACGACGGCGAATGCCGCGACATCAACTATGACCCGCTGGTCTTGCCGAGCGGCATTGCCGCTTCCGACGACCCGCTGCTGGCGGCCCGTTCGGCGGCCTATGCCAATTCCTACCTGCGTCGCACCAGTGAAGTCGATCAATTGCCCGGCACCGCCCAGGAGGCTCGCCCATGA
- a CDS encoding sigma-70 family RNA polymerase sigma factor produces the protein MNDIDDQLRDIIPRLRRFALSLSRQPSSADDLVQACLERALSSWSAKRPEGDLRAWLFAILYRQFLDTHRRSRRYARMLEFFGGRDDAQPSVERSVIAQSTLEAFDRLPDEQRALLLWVSVEGLSYQQVATILNVPTGTVMSRLSRARQALRQLSDGEITSPSLRILK, from the coding sequence ATGAACGACATCGACGACCAGCTGCGTGACATCATCCCCCGCCTGCGGCGCTTCGCCCTGTCCCTGAGCCGCCAGCCGAGCAGCGCCGACGACCTGGTGCAGGCCTGCCTGGAGCGCGCCCTGTCGAGCTGGAGCGCCAAGCGTCCCGAGGGCGACCTGCGCGCCTGGCTGTTCGCCATTCTCTACCGACAGTTTCTCGACACCCATCGCCGCTCGCGGCGCTATGCGCGCATGCTGGAATTCTTTGGCGGGCGCGACGACGCCCAGCCGTCGGTGGAGCGCAGCGTGATTGCGCAGTCGACCCTGGAAGCCTTCGACCGCTTGCCGGACGAGCAGCGCGCGTTGCTGCTCTGGGTCTCGGTGGAGGGGCTGAGCTACCAGCAAGTCGCAACCATCCTTAACGTGCCCACCGGCACCGTGATGTCGCGCCTGTCGCGGGCGCGCCAGGCCCTGCGCCAGCTCAGCGACGGCGAAATCACCAGCCCTTCTCTGCGGATACTCAAATGA
- a CDS encoding anti-sigma factor: MISLPPSERDLHAYVDHQLNESDRRLLETYLSSHPQLAAQVQAWQQDAQQLRAALGGALRQPANPELDPALIRQRLKRQSRRQLASVALLLLALGLGGLSGWQAREMTLAGSQLPMTDALQAYRLFAEQGILPADLEVQGNAAMQAWLDRYFERAERLPDLRDAGFQAVSGRLLSTDQGPAAMVLYADRNGHKISFYIRPPGPKNYLLPRGSRSDGELQARYWSDSGYNYAMVGPASSPVAQRLQDTRTF; encoded by the coding sequence ATGATCAGCCTGCCCCCCAGCGAACGCGACCTGCATGCCTATGTCGATCATCAGCTCAACGAGAGCGACCGGCGCCTGCTGGAAACCTACCTGAGCAGCCATCCGCAGCTCGCCGCCCAGGTCCAGGCCTGGCAACAGGACGCCCAGCAGTTGCGCGCGGCCCTCGGCGGCGCCCTGCGGCAACCGGCCAACCCCGAGCTGGACCCGGCATTGATCCGCCAGCGCCTCAAGCGCCAGTCGCGGCGCCAGCTGGCCAGCGTCGCGCTGTTGCTGCTCGCCCTCGGCCTCGGTGGCCTGAGCGGCTGGCAGGCGCGGGAGATGACCCTGGCCGGCAGCCAGCTGCCGATGACCGATGCCCTGCAGGCTTATCGCCTGTTCGCCGAGCAAGGCATCCTGCCGGCCGACCTCGAGGTCCAGGGCAACGCGGCCATGCAGGCCTGGCTCGACCGTTACTTCGAGCGCGCCGAACGCCTGCCGGACCTGCGCGACGCCGGGTTCCAGGCCGTCAGCGGGCGCCTGCTCAGCACCGATCAGGGGCCGGCGGCGATGGTGCTGTACGCCGACCGCAACGGGCACAAGATCAGCTTCTACATCCGTCCACCGGGACCGAAGAATTACCTGCTGCCCCGGGGCAGCCGCAGCGACGGCGAACTGCAGGCCCGATACTGGTCCGACAGCGGCTACAACTACGCCATGGTCGGCCCGGCCAGCTCGCCGGTGGCGCAACGCTTGCAGGACACCCGGACGTTCTGA
- a CDS encoding spore coat U domain-containing protein, with amino-acid sequence MDRLRGHRSRRRWSLAVLLALWLLIGANRAWALCSVVSTSPAGFGTLSSILVRTTSQPASTTNAGLACTGSLLSLLASNDHFYATITSSQSGLLGPTGDVIGYTIYANNSTSYPITRGVQFDFARNSIVDALGLLGSPTVAKAIPLYLGSITGSNVAAGVYSETLSIAWSWNYCAGIGALGACLGRDIGSGVASLTVNLTVANDCVITAPNINFGSAPVVSAFATVSGQTINLACTKGSAYTVGLGDGQQALGVGGRRRMVSGGNYLAYDIFKSAGTTRWGSVGAARRASSDAEVNPGNGLGTGSQVFNYNARIYTDQATPPAGTYTDNVVLDVGF; translated from the coding sequence ATGGACAGGTTGCGCGGGCATCGGAGCAGGAGGAGGTGGTCGCTGGCCGTATTGCTGGCGCTGTGGTTGCTGATAGGCGCCAATCGCGCCTGGGCCCTGTGTTCGGTGGTCAGCACCTCGCCGGCGGGCTTCGGCACCCTCAGTTCGATCCTGGTGCGCACCACCTCGCAGCCCGCTTCCACGACCAACGCCGGCCTGGCCTGCACCGGCTCGTTGCTGAGCCTGCTGGCCAGCAACGACCACTTCTACGCCACCATCACCTCTTCGCAGAGCGGGCTGCTGGGGCCCACCGGCGATGTCATCGGCTATACGATCTACGCCAACAACAGCACCAGCTACCCCATCACCCGCGGCGTGCAGTTCGACTTTGCGCGCAACTCCATCGTCGACGCCCTGGGGCTGCTGGGCAGCCCGACCGTGGCCAAGGCCATCCCGCTCTACCTGGGCAGCATCACCGGCAGCAACGTGGCTGCCGGGGTCTATAGCGAAACCCTGAGTATCGCCTGGAGCTGGAACTACTGTGCCGGGATCGGTGCGCTGGGCGCCTGCCTGGGACGCGATATCGGCAGCGGCGTCGCCAGCCTGACGGTCAACCTGACGGTGGCCAACGACTGCGTGATCACCGCGCCCAACATCAATTTCGGCAGCGCGCCGGTGGTCAGCGCCTTCGCCACGGTCAGCGGGCAGACCATCAACCTGGCCTGCACCAAGGGCAGCGCCTACACCGTGGGCCTGGGTGACGGGCAGCAGGCGCTCGGCGTCGGCGGGCGACGGCGGATGGTCTCGGGGGGCAACTACCTGGCCTACGACATCTTCAAGAGCGCCGGCACCACTCGCTGGGGCAGCGTCGGCGCCGCGCGGCGGGCCAGCTCCGACGCCGAGGTCAACCCGGGCAACGGCCTGGGCACCGGCAGCCAGGTGTTCAACTACAACGCCAGGATCTACACCGACCAGGCCACCCCGCCGGCGGGCACCTACACCGACAATGTGGTGCTGGACGTGGGTTTCTAG
- a CDS encoding fimbria/pilus outer membrane usher protein, whose protein sequence is MSLGAARGARRPGWVVNGLCCWVFASGSLAGELPPPPSGMDAVSDAQLFLELVVNQMNTGQVIAVEQRAGRLFVPAQALRDSGMTLPAMPLAEGPDAQVALDRLPGLHSDYDSQGQRLLLEVPPGWLPEQRIGNRQAYPRTPALSSFGALLNYDLYLNDTDDAGTYLAAWNEVRLFDSWGTLSTTGQYRRTFSGLDGGALNNGYRRYDSTWRYSDDERLLTYEAGDLVSGALPWSNSVRLGGVQLSRDFAVRPDLVTYPLPQFAGEAAVPSSVDLFINGYKSSSSDLQPGPYTLTNIPFINGAGEAVVVTTDALGRQVSTTVPFYVTSSLLQKGLSDFSVSAGTLRRDYTLKDFSYGPGVASGSLRYGLSDSLTLESHVEAAESLSLGGVGGNLRLGNFGVLNSALSQSRFDGQGGQQVSLGYQYSSQRYSLSYQRMQRRDGYADLTVVDSPYASLSQRSEQVTLSLNLERYGSLGAGYFDVRAADASRTRLLNLTWSKPLWRSSSFYLSANREIGDSNWAVQAQLVVPFDLHGSLSLSSERSKDGQRQQRVNYSRAVPSEGGVGFNLGYAQGDAPTYRQADLTWRLQSVQLQAGVYGSSEAETRWADASGSLVWMDRQVFAANRIDDAFVVVSTDGYRDIPVRYENQLVGQTDKNGHLLVPWSSAYYRGKYEIDPLNLPANVRSPQVEQRVAVRRGSGYLVEFPLTRVVAASVILVDARQQELPLGSRVTHEQSASQAVVGWDGLVYLENLSPSNTLRVELADGSSCRASFTLAPEQEQVPLIGPLVCQ, encoded by the coding sequence ATGAGCCTTGGCGCGGCGCGCGGTGCGCGGCGTCCCGGGTGGGTGGTCAATGGACTCTGCTGCTGGGTATTCGCCAGCGGCAGCCTGGCTGGGGAGTTACCACCCCCGCCCAGCGGCATGGATGCGGTCAGCGATGCGCAGCTCTTCCTGGAACTGGTGGTCAATCAGATGAATACCGGGCAGGTGATCGCCGTCGAGCAGCGTGCCGGGCGCCTGTTCGTCCCGGCCCAGGCCCTGCGGGACAGCGGCATGACGCTGCCCGCAATGCCGCTTGCCGAAGGCCCCGATGCGCAAGTCGCCCTCGACCGCCTGCCGGGGCTGCACAGCGACTACGACAGCCAGGGCCAGCGCCTGTTGCTGGAGGTGCCGCCGGGCTGGTTGCCGGAGCAACGGATCGGCAATCGCCAGGCCTATCCGCGAACGCCGGCGCTGAGCAGTTTCGGCGCCTTGCTCAATTACGATCTGTACCTCAACGACACCGACGATGCCGGCACTTACCTGGCCGCCTGGAACGAAGTGCGGCTGTTCGACAGCTGGGGCACGCTGTCCACTACCGGCCAGTACCGGCGCACGTTTTCCGGGCTGGACGGGGGCGCGCTGAACAATGGCTACCGGCGCTACGACAGTACCTGGCGCTATTCGGACGACGAGCGCCTGCTGACCTACGAGGCCGGCGACCTGGTCAGCGGGGCCCTGCCCTGGAGCAACTCGGTGCGCCTGGGCGGTGTGCAGCTGTCGCGGGATTTTGCCGTGCGCCCGGACCTGGTGACCTATCCCTTGCCGCAGTTCGCCGGGGAGGCGGCGGTGCCGTCGTCGGTGGACCTGTTCATCAACGGCTACAAGTCCAGCAGCAGCGACCTGCAGCCGGGGCCCTACACCCTGACCAACATTCCGTTCATCAACGGCGCCGGCGAAGCGGTGGTGGTGACCACCGATGCCCTGGGGCGCCAGGTGTCCACCACGGTGCCGTTCTATGTCACCAGCAGCCTGCTGCAAAAGGGCCTGAGCGATTTCTCGGTGTCGGCCGGGACCCTGCGCCGCGACTACACGCTGAAGGATTTCAGCTACGGCCCGGGCGTCGCCTCCGGCAGCCTGCGCTATGGCCTGAGCGACAGCCTGACCCTGGAGAGCCATGTCGAGGCGGCCGAGTCCCTGAGCCTGGGCGGGGTAGGCGGCAATCTGCGCCTGGGCAATTTCGGCGTGCTCAACAGCGCGCTCAGCCAGAGCCGTTTCGACGGCCAGGGCGGGCAGCAGGTCAGCCTCGGCTACCAGTACAGCAGCCAGCGTTACAGCCTGTCCTACCAGCGCATGCAGCGTCGCGACGGCTATGCCGACCTGACGGTGGTGGACAGCCCCTACGCCAGCCTCAGCCAGCGCAGCGAGCAGGTGACCCTGAGCCTCAACCTGGAACGCTACGGCAGCCTCGGCGCCGGCTATTTCGATGTACGCGCCGCGGACGCTTCGCGCACCCGCCTGCTCAACCTGACCTGGAGCAAGCCGCTGTGGCGCAGCAGCAGTTTCTACCTTTCGGCCAACCGCGAGATCGGCGACAGCAACTGGGCGGTCCAGGCGCAACTGGTGGTGCCTTTCGACCTCCACGGCAGCCTCAGCCTCAGCAGCGAGCGCAGCAAGGACGGACAACGCCAGCAGCGGGTCAACTACAGCCGCGCGGTGCCCAGCGAGGGCGGCGTCGGTTTCAACCTGGGGTATGCCCAGGGCGATGCGCCGACCTACCGGCAGGCCGACCTGACCTGGCGCTTGCAGTCGGTGCAGTTGCAGGCCGGGGTCTACGGTTCTAGCGAGGCCGAAACCCGCTGGGCCGACGCCAGCGGCTCGTTGGTGTGGATGGACCGCCAGGTGTTCGCCGCCAACCGGATCGACGATGCCTTCGTGGTGGTCAGCACCGACGGCTACCGGGACATCCCGGTGCGTTATGAGAACCAGCTGGTGGGCCAGACCGACAAGAACGGCCACCTGCTGGTGCCCTGGAGCAGCGCCTATTACCGCGGCAAGTACGAGATCGACCCGCTGAACCTGCCGGCCAACGTGCGCAGCCCGCAGGTCGAGCAACGGGTCGCGGTGCGTCGCGGCAGTGGCTATCTGGTGGAGTTCCCGCTGACCCGGGTGGTCGCCGCCAGCGTGATCCTGGTGGATGCCCGGCAGCAGGAGCTGCCGCTGGGCTCGCGGGTGACCCACGAGCAGAGCGCGAGCCAGGCCGTGGTGGGGTGGGATGGCCTGGTGTATCTGGAGAACCTCTCGCCGAGCAATACGCTGCGGGTCGAGCTGGCCGACGGCAGCAGCTGCCGGGCGAGCTTTACCCTGGCGCCCGAGCAGGAGCAGGTGCCGCTGATCGGGCCGCTGGTGTGCCAGTGA